Within the Acidimicrobiales bacterium genome, the region ACCGCGGCAGGCGGCCTCCCGTAGGGGACATCCTCCGGCCCCGGCTACCCCAGGTCGCTTCGGACCTCTAGCCTGGTAGACACCGCAGTGGAAGGAGATGCGTGTGCTCGCCAATATCGCCGGGCCCGACCTCTTCATAGTCCTGGCCGTGGTCGCGCTGCTCTTCGGCGGGAGCCAGCTTCCGAAGCTGGCCCGCTCACTGGGATCGGCGTCCCACGAGTTCCGCAAGGGCGTCGAGGATGGTGGCCAAGCCGAGGACAACGCCGCGGACGACAAGGGCAAGGCCAAGGGGAAGGCCCCGGAAAAGGCCACGACGGAGGACAAGGGGCAGGCAAGTACCTAGGCGGTCCCAATCCGATCGGGCCCGCTCCGAACGAGCAGCGCTTCCGTTCGGGCTTCATCAGGGGGCCGAGTACGTCTTCGCCGTGCTCCTGGGCGAGACGTCCCTTCACATACGCGGGACCATGGGAAAGGTCCTCCTCGCCGCATCCGCCTATCTGGTGGCGGTGGCCCTGCTGTCCCGGGGCCCTCTCGGCCTGGCCCGCGTCATCGGGCCCCGGCTCCACCAGGCGCTCGATCTGGTGCTGGTCGTCGGCCTGGTCGTCTCGCCGGTCATCGCCCGCAACGATCTCGACGTGGCGGGGGTCATCGTGGCCGAGGCACTCGCCATCGTGCTCCTCCGGCTGGCCATTCGCACCCGCTACGTCCCGGCGGCTGCCCCCGTCCGCACGGTGAGAGCCGCCGCCCGGGCCGGTGCCGTGGCCAGGGAGCCGGGCCGGGCGGTGGTCTCCTCGGAGGAGGGCGGCGGGGCTGGAGCCCCAGCCGAGCTGATCGAGCCGACCGAGCCGGTCGAGTCCGTGGAGCCGACC harbors:
- a CDS encoding twin-arginine translocase TatA/TatE family subunit, with translation MRVLANIAGPDLFIVLAVVALLFGGSQLPKLARSLGSASHEFRKGVEDGGQAEDNAADDKGKAKGKAPEKATTEDKGQAST